One genomic segment of Suttonella sp. R2A3 includes these proteins:
- a CDS encoding polyphosphate kinase 2 family protein, with translation MSMIPTDGYRVYPGTNVSLAQIDTNSRKHMPDSKKQRKALLAELGPELDELQERLHAEGKRKVLLVLQGMDTAGKDGTIRHVFANCDPLGIRVAAFKAPSDNELARDYLWRVHQQVPRKGELVIFNRSHYEDVLITRVRGWIDEAEEARRFAHINEFERMLSETGTTIIKCFLHISKDEQRERLQDRLDRSDKNWKFNPGDLDDRKLWGNFQAQYEKVLNATSTEYAPWYIIPGDSKSTRNVIIINLLIETLKTMDLRYPEVDTSGWPKKIED, from the coding sequence ATGAGTATGATTCCAACCGATGGTTATCGCGTTTATCCAGGAACGAACGTCAGCTTGGCGCAGATTGATACCAACAGCCGCAAGCATATGCCGGATAGCAAAAAACAGCGAAAAGCATTACTTGCTGAATTAGGCCCTGAATTAGATGAATTGCAAGAGCGCTTGCATGCTGAGGGTAAGCGTAAAGTGCTATTGGTATTGCAAGGCATGGATACCGCAGGCAAAGATGGCACAATCCGCCATGTGTTTGCCAATTGCGATCCGTTGGGTATTCGCGTTGCGGCTTTTAAAGCACCGTCAGATAATGAATTGGCGCGTGATTATTTGTGGCGGGTGCATCAGCAAGTGCCGCGAAAAGGCGAGTTGGTGATTTTTAACCGTAGCCATTATGAGGATGTGTTGATCACCCGTGTGCGCGGCTGGATTGATGAGGCTGAAGAGGCGCGGCGCTTCGCGCACATTAATGAGTTTGAGCGGATGCTGAGTGAAACGGGTACCACAATCATCAAATGCTTTTTGCATATTTCTAAAGATGAGCAGCGTGAACGTTTACAAGATCGCTTGGATCGATCGGATAAAAATTGGAAATTTAACCCCGGTGATTTAGATGACCGAAAGCTATGGGGCAATTTTCAGGCACAATATGAGAAGGTGCTCAATGCTACGAGTACGGAATATGCGCCTTGGTATATCATTCCCGGCGATTCGAAATCCACACGCAATGTCATTATCATCAATTTATTAATCGAGACGCTAAAAACGATGGACCTACGCTATCCAGAAGTCGACACCAGCGGTTGGCCAAAAAAGATCGAAGATTGA
- a CDS encoding YadA-like family protein gives MNKIYRVVWNASLNALVVASELAKSHSRGSTVDTTRHDFVSRTPASISGFTLKLLSASILLALGIGQAQAEVFINDNIDNECLVSDTTGVHTKTRDNCNSTNPGNEADIQTDRVLFWDGASPASDSTATHASFGGDVFLNQSVHVKNGAIVDMGGNRVTNVSAAIANTDAVNLQQLKTAQTHFYSVNSSDSTAGNYNNEGATGTNALAAGVGSIATQENSIAIGGSSSAKNAIAVGNASTAQGEKSVAIGQSANSTGLNAVSLGANSASQSDYSIAIGDIAVAGSAGKLNSIAIGKLTFSLEQNAVAIGHSANANVEDSVALGANSNANTAAGVVGYYGLSTPSDIATSTWTSTRAAVSIGNAGAGVTRQITGLAAGTVDTDAVNVAQLKASEIHFYSVNNTDSTAGNYSNDGATGSNALAAGVGTQASGNSSVAIGDGAQATGLQSISIGTGNIVSGAKSGAIGGPNTVSGTGSYALGNNNTIAADNAFVLGNNVNIDKGKDSAVVLGDASATSDYVQTQSTTINGTTYGTFAGSDALSAGSIVSVGKAGAERQIKNVAAGQISATSTDAINGSQLYYVANSLDTAVSKPLTFAGDSGTNVARKLGSTVNIKGGATTVTDNNIGVVANGKDTLSVKLAQNVDLGTDGSLKTGVTTVNSKGVTVSGGPSVTKTGIDAANNKIINVAPGLIAPSSNDAINGSQLYSVKSELSSAGLKFVGNNDDVVHRSLGSPLKLIGAEKTDTTTTLANSTDAPTKGVYTAKNIQVFSDQPNKRLQIQMADNPEFDSVKVTYITASKGFEVTGGPSVTKTGIDAGGKQITNLASAGDITKSENANNAVNAGDVNKAIAGVQNSPLTFSGDSGTNIDRKLGETLKLNGGITDTTALTGKNIGVVTDSATNTLNIRLAKEITGVKSIFLTGGTHNQVVLSNNGLDNGNNVITNVAKGTNDSDAVNVAQLNEVKDKPLTFAGDNSTDVGMTSETNTIKRKLGEAITIKGGLTDASKTSSDSNIRTKVNAADNSISIEIADAPTFTGGVTAGNTNQIQLNTDDTGTITGLKNTDLSATDFATKGRAATEEQLKLLNTTASKGWNLSANGDTATNVAPGGKVTVNGSDNITVTRDATDSNKLTIATKNVVAYDADNNNTVTLKGTTYNATAGTGGTTITNVAKGINDSDAVNVAQLNEVKDKPLTFTGNTNSGTGVDSGSDQILGSKFKIVGGLIDTSKTSSNSNIRTVVTDGKVDIQLADAPIFTGTVTSATGFQVTGGPSVTKTGIDAGNKQITNLASAGDLGDSANANNAVNVSDLNAATSAVANNPLTFSGDTGGNVDRKLGETLKLNGGITDTTALTDKNIGVVANGTDTLSIKLAKDVDLGTDGGLTTGGTIINNSGLTTQGTVAIKNTSGDTVAQLDNTEINLAGTKYTSVNQAINKLGTGFTLTTTQSGGSVTGSSDEAIQAGDTITVDAGKNIALTQAAGKITVATKDDVAFTKITLGDATNNTVLTSTDKGLDVGGDKITNVAAGTTDNDAVNYSQLKTVQETANKGWYLSVKGGSTSKVAPGSTVDFSPASDNLTIIRKGNNLQFDLGNVIKVGAANTVTIDGNKGTIGGLTNTTFDPNKITSGQAATEDQLKAVADAASTAATKAKTTVSAGSNNITVKGDTTTNGDGSTNYTVDMAKDIEVDSVKVGGKVAINKEGIDAGGTKITQVGKGDISKDSTDAVNGGQIWELQEKINNSTGTPNKPLNFVGDDDKSIERKLGQTVSIKGGADPKKLTDNNIGVVNEGDALVVRMAKNVNLGEDGSVQTGDTTVNNDGITIVGGPSVTKSGGINAGGQRISNVAAGVKPTDAVNVAQFDRALNAVGTNMQRLETRVNSVERDANAGTAQALAAAGMPQAYLPGKSMVAVGGGTYNGESGYTVGLSTISDNGNWIIKANVGGDSRGNIGASLGAGYQW, from the coding sequence ATGAACAAAATTTATCGTGTAGTATGGAACGCATCATTAAATGCACTAGTTGTTGCCTCTGAATTAGCGAAGAGCCATTCTCGCGGCAGCACAGTAGACACCACCCGTCACGACTTTGTTTCGCGCACTCCTGCCAGTATAAGCGGTTTCACCCTCAAACTACTTAGCGCATCGATACTCCTCGCCTTAGGCATTGGTCAGGCACAAGCAGAAGTGTTTATAAACGACAATATCGATAATGAATGTCTAGTAAGTGATACTACAGGAGTTCACACAAAAACTAGAGATAATTGTAACTCCACCAATCCTGGTAACGAAGCAGATATACAAACCGACCGTGTGTTGTTTTGGGATGGCGCAAGCCCAGCAAGCGATTCAACCGCAACCCACGCCTCCTTTGGTGGTGATGTTTTTCTAAATCAATCGGTTCATGTAAAAAATGGCGCAATAGTAGACATGGGCGGCAATCGCGTCACTAATGTTAGCGCCGCCATCGCAAATACTGATGCGGTTAACCTACAGCAACTCAAAACCGCGCAAACCCATTTCTATAGTGTTAACAGCTCAGATAGCACAGCGGGTAACTACAATAACGAAGGCGCAACTGGAACGAATGCTTTAGCAGCTGGTGTGGGTTCTATAGCTACTCAAGAAAACAGTATAGCCATCGGCGGTAGTTCATCAGCAAAAAATGCTATTGCCGTCGGCAACGCCTCTACAGCTCAAGGTGAAAAGTCTGTTGCTATAGGTCAAAGCGCAAATTCGACTGGTCTTAACGCTGTTTCATTGGGTGCTAATAGCGCCAGTCAATCTGATTATTCTATAGCCATAGGCGATATAGCTGTAGCCGGATCAGCTGGTAAGCTCAATTCTATTGCTATTGGTAAACTCACCTTTTCACTTGAACAAAATGCAGTAGCAATAGGCCATTCGGCTAATGCAAACGTGGAAGATAGTGTAGCTCTTGGTGCAAATAGCAACGCCAACACCGCTGCAGGTGTAGTGGGTTATTACGGTCTAAGTACACCATCAGACATTGCTACATCAACATGGACCTCGACAAGAGCGGCAGTTTCAATCGGTAATGCAGGCGCAGGCGTCACCCGTCAAATCACAGGCTTGGCGGCAGGCACAGTTGATACTGATGCCGTAAATGTCGCGCAGCTAAAAGCGTCAGAAATTCATTTTTACAGCGTAAATAATACTGATAGTACAGCTGGTAACTACAGCAATGATGGCGCCACTGGCAGCAATGCTTTAGCGGCTGGTGTGGGTACACAAGCAAGCGGGAATAGTTCTGTTGCCATTGGTGATGGTGCACAAGCGACAGGCTTGCAGTCAATCAGCATTGGTACGGGCAATATCGTCTCTGGTGCTAAATCAGGTGCGATTGGTGGCCCTAACACCGTTAGTGGTACAGGAAGTTATGCACTGGGTAATAACAACACGATAGCTGCTGACAATGCTTTTGTGCTTGGCAATAACGTGAATATTGACAAAGGTAAAGACAGCGCAGTTGTTCTTGGCGATGCTTCTGCCACAAGTGACTATGTACAAACTCAGAGCACAACGATCAATGGTACGACCTATGGCACATTTGCTGGCTCAGATGCTCTATCCGCAGGTTCGATTGTTTCTGTAGGTAAAGCAGGTGCTGAGCGTCAAATAAAAAATGTTGCTGCTGGCCAGATCTCTGCCACCAGTACCGATGCCATCAATGGTAGTCAACTTTATTATGTGGCAAACAGTTTAGATACAGCAGTAAGCAAGCCACTGACCTTTGCTGGCGATTCGGGTACAAACGTTGCGCGTAAACTTGGTAGTACAGTAAATATTAAAGGTGGTGCTACTACAGTTACCGATAACAACATTGGTGTTGTGGCAAACGGTAAGGACACACTAAGCGTTAAACTGGCTCAAAATGTCGATTTAGGCACCGATGGCAGCCTTAAAACAGGTGTTACCACCGTTAATAGTAAAGGTGTCACTGTTAGTGGTGGCCCTTCTGTGACTAAGACAGGTATTGATGCGGCAAATAATAAGATTATTAATGTAGCACCAGGTCTGATTGCACCAAGTAGTAATGATGCTATCAATGGCAGTCAGCTTTATAGTGTAAAATCAGAACTTAGTAGTGCTGGCTTAAAATTCGTAGGCAACAATGATGATGTCGTGCATAGATCTTTAGGTAGTCCACTCAAACTGATTGGCGCTGAAAAGACTGATACCACCACGACTTTAGCCAATTCAACAGATGCGCCAACAAAAGGTGTCTATACTGCCAAAAATATTCAGGTATTTTCAGATCAACCAAACAAACGTCTGCAAATTCAAATGGCAGACAATCCAGAATTCGATTCAGTAAAAGTAACATATATCACGGCTAGCAAAGGGTTTGAGGTGACCGGTGGCCCTTCTGTGACCAAGACAGGTATTGATGCGGGGGGTAAACAAATCACTAATCTTGCATCAGCAGGTGATATTACCAAGTCTGAAAATGCTAATAACGCGGTTAATGCAGGCGATGTGAATAAAGCTATTGCTGGAGTCCAAAATAGCCCACTCACCTTCAGTGGTGACTCAGGTACAAACATTGATCGCAAGCTGGGCGAAACACTTAAACTCAATGGTGGTATCACAGATACTACAGCACTTACTGGTAAGAATATCGGTGTAGTCACAGACAGTGCTACTAATACATTAAATATTAGACTAGCAAAAGAGATTACAGGAGTTAAAAGTATTTTCTTAACTGGAGGAACTCACAATCAAGTCGTCCTAAGCAACAATGGGTTAGATAATGGCAACAATGTTATTACTAATGTTGCTAAGGGTACAAACGATAGTGACGCGGTTAACGTGGCACAGCTCAACGAAGTCAAAGATAAACCACTCACCTTTGCTGGTGATAACAGTACCGATGTTGGTATGACAAGTGAGACCAATACGATTAAACGTAAACTAGGTGAAGCGATTACCATTAAAGGTGGACTTACAGATGCCAGCAAGACATCAAGTGACAGTAACATACGCACTAAGGTAAATGCCGCTGACAACAGTATTTCAATCGAGATAGCAGACGCACCGACATTTACAGGTGGTGTGACAGCAGGCAATACTAATCAAATTCAACTAAATACCGATGACACCGGCACAATAACGGGCTTAAAGAATACAGACTTAAGTGCAACTGACTTTGCGACAAAAGGTAGAGCTGCAACTGAAGAACAGTTGAAGCTGCTAAATACTACAGCGAGTAAGGGCTGGAACTTAAGTGCAAATGGCGACACAGCGACCAACGTAGCACCTGGTGGTAAGGTTACCGTCAACGGCAGTGACAACATCACCGTTACACGTGATGCTACTGACAGCAATAAGCTTACGATTGCGACCAAGAATGTGGTTGCCTATGACGCAGATAACAACAACACAGTGACCTTAAAGGGCACAACATATAATGCGACTGCAGGCACAGGTGGCACAACCATTACTAATGTTGCTAAGGGCATAAACGATAGTGACGCGGTTAACGTAGCACAGCTCAACGAAGTCAAAGATAAACCACTCACCTTTACTGGTAATACCAACTCTGGTACAGGTGTCGACAGCGGTAGTGATCAAATCTTAGGCTCTAAGTTTAAGATTGTTGGTGGGTTAATTGATACTAGCAAAACCTCTAGCAATAGCAATATCCGTACTGTTGTAACTGACGGTAAAGTGGATATTCAGTTGGCTGATGCCCCTATCTTTACAGGCACCGTTACTTCTGCCACTGGCTTCCAGGTGACTGGTGGCCCTTCTGTGACTAAAACGGGTATTGATGCGGGTAATAAACAAATCACTAATCTTGCATCAGCAGGTGACCTTGGCGATTCTGCTAATGCAAACAATGCCGTTAATGTAAGTGATCTCAATGCAGCAACATCTGCTGTCGCTAACAATCCGTTAACCTTCAGCGGTGATACAGGCGGTAACGTTGATCGCAAGTTGGGTGAAACGCTTAAACTCAATGGTGGCATCACAGATACTACAGCACTTACTGATAAGAATATCGGAGTGGTCGCAAACGGTACGGACACATTGAGCATTAAGCTAGCCAAAGATGTCGATTTAGGCACCGATGGTGGCCTGACAACCGGTGGCACCATCATTAACAATAGCGGTCTAACAACTCAAGGAACCGTTGCCATTAAAAATACATCTGGCGATACAGTGGCACAACTCGATAACACTGAGATTAATCTTGCAGGTACTAAATATACCAGTGTTAACCAAGCGATTAATAAATTAGGTACTGGCTTTACGTTAACAACCACTCAATCAGGTGGTTCTGTGACTGGGTCTTCAGATGAGGCCATCCAAGCAGGCGACACCATCACTGTTGATGCCGGTAAGAATATCGCCCTTACTCAAGCTGCCGGTAAGATTACTGTAGCAACAAAAGATGATGTTGCATTCACTAAGATAACCTTAGGTGATGCAACAAACAATACTGTACTTACCAGCACCGATAAAGGGCTTGATGTAGGTGGGGATAAGATTACCAACGTAGCTGCCGGTACTACTGATAATGATGCTGTGAACTATAGTCAGCTTAAAACTGTTCAAGAAACGGCAAACAAAGGTTGGTATCTTAGCGTTAAAGGTGGATCCACATCTAAAGTTGCACCAGGATCAACGGTTGATTTCAGCCCTGCAAGTGACAACCTGACAATTATACGCAAAGGAAACAATCTGCAATTTGACTTAGGTAATGTTATTAAGGTTGGTGCCGCTAATACCGTAACGATTGATGGCAATAAAGGAACGATCGGTGGCTTAACCAATACAACCTTTGATCCTAATAAGATCACCTCTGGTCAAGCTGCGACTGAAGATCAGCTCAAAGCTGTAGCTGATGCAGCCAGCACAGCGGCGACCAAAGCTAAAACAACTGTTAGCGCAGGTAGTAACAATATTACAGTCAAAGGTGACACAACAACAAATGGTGATGGCAGTACTAACTATACGGTAGATATGGCCAAAGATATCGAAGTCGATAGTGTGAAAGTTGGTGGAAAAGTGGCCATCAACAAAGAAGGGATCGATGCTGGTGGTACCAAAATTACTCAAGTAGGAAAAGGCGATATTTCCAAGGACAGTACTGATGCTGTTAATGGTGGTCAAATCTGGGAACTCCAAGAAAAAATTAATAACTCTACCGGCACCCCCAATAAACCCTTAAACTTTGTCGGCGACGATGATAAATCCATCGAACGAAAACTAGGCCAGACTGTTTCGATCAAAGGTGGCGCTGATCCTAAAAAGCTAACCGATAATAATATCGGTGTAGTTAATGAAGGAGATGCCCTTGTCGTAAGAATGGCTAAAAATGTCAATTTAGGTGAAGACGGCAGCGTGCAAACTGGTGATACAACGGTCAATAACGATGGTATTACCATCGTTGGTGGGCCTAGCGTGACCAAGAGCGGCGGCATCAACGCTGGTGGTCAACGCATCTCTAACGTGGCCGCTGGTGTTAAGCCGACAGATGCGGTGAATGTCGCGCAGTTCGATAGAGCGTTAAACGCAGTGGGTACTAATATGCAAAGATTAGAAACCCGAGTGAACAGCGTTGAGCGCGATGCCAATGCAGGGACTGCCCAAGCCTTAGCAGCTGCTGGTATGCCTCAAGCTTACTTACCTGGTAAGAGTATGGTGGCTGTTGGCGGCGGAACCTACAATGGCGAAAGTGGCTACACCGTCGGCTTATCAACAATTTCTGACAATGGCAACTGGATCATCAAAGCGAATGTAGGCGGCGATTCACGCGGTAACATTGGTGCCTCTCTTGGCGCAGGTTATCAGTGGTAA
- a CDS encoding cytochrome-c peroxidase: MTKLNAITRLAVAVAVGITTGASVAGELDVGELQKQAQTIFQALPDRAEVDEANPLRDGEIALGQMLYFDPRLSLSGNISCNTCHNLASYGVDNSAKSLGVDAQPGGRNSPTVLNAALNATQFWDGRAQDVEEQAGGPMLNPVEMALPDEATAVQRIAEIPGYQDLFTEVYGDEGVTFKNMTHAIGAFERTLMTPSRFDAFIAGDAEALSEQELLGMQSFIDNGCVACHRGVNLGGDQFQKFGLVKGPYWQFTGSEQQDSGRFEVTQAESDKFIFRVPTLRNVAHTYPYFHDGSVSSLDNAVQIMAMAQLGKELPEADIANMVAFLETLSGEVSEEARTLPILPKSVFPDEIIEGLSKAEAIQ; encoded by the coding sequence ATGACAAAGCTCAATGCAATAACGCGTTTAGCAGTCGCTGTGGCTGTGGGAATAACGACCGGTGCAAGCGTTGCTGGCGAACTTGATGTGGGTGAATTACAAAAACAAGCGCAAACGATTTTCCAGGCGTTGCCGGATCGTGCAGAAGTTGATGAGGCGAACCCGCTTCGCGATGGGGAAATTGCGCTTGGGCAAATGCTTTATTTTGATCCGCGCTTGTCATTGAGTGGCAATATTTCGTGTAACACGTGTCATAACCTTGCCAGCTATGGTGTGGATAATAGCGCAAAAAGCTTAGGCGTCGATGCGCAGCCTGGTGGACGGAACTCACCAACCGTGCTTAATGCGGCGCTTAATGCCACGCAGTTTTGGGATGGGCGTGCGCAAGATGTCGAAGAGCAGGCGGGCGGTCCGATGCTGAATCCTGTTGAGATGGCTTTACCAGATGAAGCAACCGCCGTGCAGCGGATTGCCGAAATCCCGGGCTATCAAGATTTATTTACCGAAGTCTATGGCGATGAAGGGGTGACGTTTAAGAATATGACCCATGCCATTGGCGCGTTTGAGCGCACGCTTATGACGCCATCACGCTTTGATGCGTTCATCGCAGGCGATGCTGAAGCGCTGAGCGAACAAGAATTGCTTGGGATGCAAAGCTTCATTGATAATGGCTGTGTCGCTTGTCACCGAGGGGTCAACTTAGGCGGCGATCAATTCCAGAAATTTGGTTTGGTTAAAGGGCCGTACTGGCAATTTACCGGATCAGAACAACAAGATAGTGGCCGTTTTGAAGTCACCCAAGCTGAAAGCGATAAATTTATTTTCCGTGTACCAACCTTGCGTAACGTTGCCCACACCTATCCTTATTTCCATGATGGCAGCGTGAGTTCGTTAGATAATGCGGTGCAAATCATGGCGATGGCGCAGTTAGGTAAAGAATTACCTGAAGCGGATATTGCTAATATGGTGGCGTTCTTGGAAACCTTGAGTGGGGAAGTGAGTGAAGAAGCACGCACCTTACCAATCCTGCCTAAGTCGGTATTCCCTGATGAAATCATCGAAGGATTAAGTAAGGCAGAAGCCATACAGTAA
- a CDS encoding alpha/beta fold hydrolase: protein MSIEPQAIRVQMPHMTMRGLQWGAPDAARVIISLHGWLDNAMSFSRLAPLLVDEETRVIAFDLAGHGLSDHRPLRSGYHFTDYLRDLYLALEQLDIQTFEFVCHSLGAAIATIYAGSFPEQVQRFVAIECYGVPLVSDNNPLPERMAERLPKLDVMRSRSETVYPQLKPLIRARRQAGEMLESSAELLLRRNLDESKDGFRFISDRRLTMGQPMLMSEAQLAPFLKRISAEVLVIEAEDGLMPHWQFLPGRYAITPNITVKRLPGGHHLHLDDPSRVAEVIHSEALSFDRAQ, encoded by the coding sequence ATGTCCATAGAACCTCAAGCGATACGCGTACAAATGCCGCATATGACCATGCGTGGCTTGCAGTGGGGTGCGCCCGATGCAGCGCGTGTGATCATTTCTTTGCACGGCTGGTTAGACAATGCGATGAGTTTTTCGCGCTTAGCCCCGTTGTTGGTGGATGAAGAGACACGAGTGATTGCTTTTGATCTCGCCGGACACGGCTTGAGCGATCATCGGCCTTTACGTAGTGGCTATCATTTTACTGATTACTTGCGTGATCTTTATTTGGCGCTTGAACAACTCGATATTCAAACCTTTGAATTCGTCTGTCATTCGCTGGGGGCTGCGATCGCCACAATTTATGCCGGCTCTTTTCCTGAGCAAGTGCAGCGTTTTGTGGCGATTGAATGTTATGGCGTTCCTCTGGTATCTGATAATAATCCACTACCGGAACGTATGGCAGAGCGCTTACCAAAACTCGATGTGATGCGCTCACGCTCTGAAACGGTTTATCCACAACTCAAACCCTTGATTCGTGCGCGGCGTCAAGCTGGCGAAATGCTTGAAAGCAGCGCTGAATTATTGTTGCGACGTAATTTAGATGAAAGCAAAGATGGGTTTCGTTTTATCAGCGACCGTAGGTTGACGATGGGGCAGCCGATGCTGATGAGTGAAGCGCAGCTTGCGCCGTTCTTAAAGCGTATCAGCGCTGAAGTGTTGGTGATTGAAGCTGAAGATGGGCTGATGCCACATTGGCAATTCTTACCCGGACGTTACGCAATCACACCCAATATCACGGTCAAACGCTTACCTGGTGGCCATCATCTTCACCTCGATGACCCTAGCCGTGTCGCAGAGGTTATTCACAGCGAAGCGCTGTCGTTTGATAGGGCGCAGTAA
- a CDS encoding NADP(H)-dependent aldo-keto reductase produces MEFRRLGQTDLEVSEICLGTMTWGEQNSEQEAHAQLDYAINCGINMIDTAEMYPVPPRAETYTRTEQYLGSWLAQRGRRSDLVLATKIAGPTRVGDDMNYIRGGSRFTREQIHAACNASLQRLGTDYIDLYQLHWPERSTNFFGRLGVNKLSDKEDAITLQESLAALDELVKAGKVRHIGLSNESPWGVMHALRLADEQGLPRIASVQNPYSLLNRSYEIGLAEISLREEVSLLAYSPLAFGLLSGKYRHGAKPADARLTLFDRFQRYNKPQAIVAVERYAKVAEDAGISMAQMALAYVNSRSFVTSNIIGATTIDQLVENIGSATVELSSDTIAAIDAVHEEISNPCP; encoded by the coding sequence ATGGAATTTCGTCGGCTAGGACAAACCGACCTTGAGGTGAGCGAAATTTGCTTAGGTACCATGACCTGGGGTGAGCAAAATAGCGAGCAGGAAGCGCATGCACAGCTCGATTATGCGATCAATTGTGGTATCAACATGATTGATACCGCAGAGATGTATCCTGTTCCGCCACGAGCAGAAACCTATACCCGAACCGAACAATATCTTGGTTCATGGCTCGCGCAACGTGGACGTCGCAGCGATTTGGTGCTAGCCACAAAAATTGCCGGCCCAACGCGTGTTGGCGATGATATGAACTATATTCGTGGTGGTTCGCGTTTTACCCGTGAGCAAATTCATGCAGCCTGTAATGCAAGCTTGCAGCGTTTAGGCACAGATTATATCGATCTCTATCAGCTACATTGGCCTGAGCGCTCGACCAATTTTTTTGGACGTTTGGGGGTCAATAAACTCTCAGACAAAGAAGACGCGATTACTTTACAAGAGAGTTTGGCCGCGCTTGATGAGCTGGTTAAAGCCGGCAAAGTGCGTCATATTGGCCTGTCGAATGAATCGCCGTGGGGTGTGATGCATGCTTTGCGCCTGGCGGATGAGCAAGGCTTGCCGCGGATTGCCAGCGTACAAAATCCGTATAGCCTGTTAAATAGAAGCTATGAAATAGGGCTTGCCGAAATCTCTTTGCGTGAAGAAGTGAGCTTGTTAGCGTATTCGCCGCTGGCCTTCGGTCTGTTGAGTGGTAAATACCGTCATGGCGCAAAACCAGCAGATGCGCGCTTAACGTTATTTGATCGCTTTCAGCGCTATAACAAGCCGCAAGCGATAGTTGCTGTGGAGCGTTATGCCAAGGTTGCTGAAGATGCCGGCATCAGCATGGCGCAGATGGCCTTAGCCTACGTTAATAGCCGCAGTTTTGTCACTAGTAATATTATTGGCGCGACCACAATTGATCAGTTGGTGGAAAATATCGGTAGCGCCACAGTGGAATTATCGAGCGATACCATTGCTGCTATTGATGCTGTGCATGAGGAGATCAGCAATCCATGTCCATAG